A genomic window from Pyxicephalus adspersus chromosome 2, UCB_Pads_2.0, whole genome shotgun sequence includes:
- the LOC140322155 gene encoding C2 calcium-dependent domain-containing protein 4C-like produces MVGKQTARHTFYTFPNVLTPERIPEFCIPPRRQNQKELRASPDYLSIPDLNSSVFETIKPCSFDAHIIQVDSVEETPEEDNTNADPQSQAALSLPHLLKAHTCYGFCTLLESPNTRRKESIFHNDPANPPILLPRSRSNTISSREPSSQNNFITKSRPLQRSGTLDSDTTSSADSSPLSSPLLYRSLPMSLLKAFNQEKSLSRALRVGCKSAFRNNSMSTDEDSSTDSSPCVTRRGSQEWTQHSPTYFSSGLLTPKQFPMDNTLTLDTGGILRLSTEYRAECLRLRIRLVSAEGLYKESVDPKHINCSISLSIVPGKNQKQRSTLIRGSRNPIFNEDFFFEGLESHDLLQKTLKIKALNKGSGVRRETILGRSKLHLLSVLVL; encoded by the coding sequence ATGGTTGGAAAACAAACAGCAAGAcatactttttatacatttccaaatgttttaacACCAGAACGCATACCAGAATTTTGCATACCTCCTAGACGTCAAAATCAGAAAGAGCTAAGAGCAAGTCCTGATTATCTGTCTATTCCTGACCTCAATAGCTCAGTATTTGAAACAATAAAGCCTTGCTCCTTTGATGCACATATTATTCAAGTGGACAGTGTTGAAGAAACTCCTGAAGAAGATAATACTAATGCTGATCCTCAGTCACAGGCTGCTCTGTCACTACCCCATCTGTTGAAAGCACATACCTGCTATGGGTTTTGCACCTTGTTGGAAAGCCCCAACACAAGAAGAAAAGAATCGATTTTCCACAATGATCCGGCTAATCCACCAATTTTATTACCTAGATCTCGATCTAATACTATCTCGAGCAGAGAACCATCTTCACAGAATAATTTCATCACAAAATCAAGGCCTTTGCAACGATCTGGTACTTTAGATAGTGATACAACTTCATCTGCAGATTCATCACCATTAAGCTCTCCTCTTCTTTACAGGTCCCTTCCTATGTCCCTGTTGAAAGCTTTTAACCAGGAAAAAAGTTTGTCCAGAGCTTTGAGGGTTGGATGCAAGTCTGCATTCAGAAATAATTCCATGTCCACTGATGAAGATAGCTCAACAGACAGCAGCCCCTGTGTCACCAGAAGAGGTTCCCAAGAGTGGACACAGCATTCTCCAACATATTTCAGCAGTGGCCTGTTAACTCCTAAGCAGTTCCCTATGGATAACACTTTAACTTTAGACACAGGAGGAATATTGCGTCTTTCCACTGAATACAGAGCTGAATGCCTAAGGCTCCGAATCAGGCTTGTAAGTGCTGAGGGACTTTACAAAGAGTCTGTAGATCCCAAACACATCAACTGCAGTATTTCCTTATCAATTGTACCTGGTAAAAACCAAAAGCAAAGAAGCACTTTGATCAGAGGAAGCCGAAACCCAATCTTTAATGAAGATTTCTTTTTTGAGGGTCTTGAATCCCATGATCTTCTTCAGAAAACTCTGAAAATTAAAGCCCTAAATAAGGGATCTGGCGTACGAAGAGAAACAATCCTAGGGAGAAGCAAACTCCATCTTCTCAGTGTTCTTGTGCTCTAA